One window from the genome of Gadus morhua chromosome 16, gadMor3.0, whole genome shotgun sequence encodes:
- the LOC115560963 gene encoding alpha-aspartyl dipeptidase, whose amino-acid sequence MEKRRLLLVSNSTLHGGGYLDHCQAHISTFFGRLKRVLFVPYALHDRDGYACLARTKFNSLGYELDSIHDAEDPREAVRTAEAIFIGGGNTFRLLKCLYDNQLLADIRRRVLEDGIPYMGSSAGTNVSTISISTTTHPRSTHMGETREQRILQYHEEPDTPPVLALREGCVLMVEGNQATLLGGSEARLFTRGKPTVEYNTGSDLSFLLTDEHQPIRDLVSASFGR is encoded by the exons ATGGAAAAGAGGCGTCTGCTGCTGGTGTCTAACTCCACATTGCACGGCGGGGGGTACCTGGACCACTGCCAGGCCCACATCTCCACCTTCTTCGGGAG GCTGAAGAGAGTGCTCTTCGTACCGTACGCGCTCCACGACAGAGACGGATACGCCTGCCTAGCAAGGACCAAGTTCAACAGCCTGG GTTATGAGCTGGATAGCATCCATGACGCAGAGGATCCTCGAGAGGCTGTGAGGACAGCAGAGGCCATCTTTAtag GAGGAGGGAACACCTTCCGACTGCTCAAGTGTCTCTATGACAACCAGCTGCTGGCTGACATCAGGAGGAGAGTTCTAgag GACGGCATTCCCTACATGGGGTCCAGTGCTGGGACCAACGTATCGACTATCAGCATCAGCACCACAACCCACCCTCGCAGCACCCACATGGGG gagaccAGAGAGCAGAGGATTCTGCAGTACCATGAGGAACCTGACACGCCCCCTGTACTG GCTCTGAGGGAGGGCTGTGTTCTGATGGTGGAGGGGAACCAAGCGACTCTACTGGGAGGCTCTGAGGCCCGCCTCTTTACCAG agGAAAGCCGACTGTGGAGTATAACACAGGAAGTGATCTCAGCTTCCTGTTGACTGATGAacaccaaccaatcagagatcTTGTTTCGGCCAGCTTTGGTCGttaa